GCCTAATGATTGTTCTAGCCCGCACAATATCCTCTTTTAATAAAATGATATCAGAAAGGGGAGAGAAAGGCAAGGATAAACCCTTTTTCTTTTTGCCGAAAGGGAAAAGAGGCCGGTTTGCCCGCCATCTATAAAGCGGGTCTTTATGTTGACAAAGGGGTTACCTCAAGGTAAAATTTAAATAATAACGGGCCAAGAAGGGGGAGATGTTTAAGAAGGTCTTTTTGTTTTTCCTCATCTTTTCTGCGTCTATATCTATCCTTTCTGCACAAGGAGGGTTTATCTATCTCCTCAAGATCGAGGGGGTTATCAACCCCGCCACAGCAGGGTTTATCATCGAGGGGATCGAGAAGGCAGAAAAAGATGGTGCTCCTTGTCTGGTGATCCAACTGGATACACCGGGTGGACTTATGGAGTCGATGCGTTCTATTGTAAAGCGTATCCTCACCTCTCAAGTGCCCATCATCGTGTATGTAGCACCCAGCGGGTCCCGGGCTGGGTCGGCGGGGGTCTTCATCACCTTGGCCGCCCATATAGCCGCCATGGCCCCAGGGACCAATATCGGTGCGGCCCACCCCGTGCAGATGGGCGAGAAAAAGATGAGCAAAGAGATGGAGGCCAAGATCCTCAACGATACTGTTGCCTATATCAAGAACATCGCAAGGCAGAGGGGCAAAAATGAGAAATGGGCCGAGAGTGCGGTGAGGGAGAGCGTATCGGTTACCGACAAGGAGGCCCTGAAGTTAAGAGTTATCAACCTGATATCTCCCAGTTTGGAGGACCTTTTAAACAGGGTAGATGGGAGGCGGGTGGAGATCTCTCCTGGAAAGGTGATCGCCTTGGAGGTCAAGGGTCTGGAAATAAGGACCTTAAAGATGTCCTTCCGGGACCGGCTCCTCTACACCATATCTAATCCCAACATCGCTTACATCCTCCTCATGCTGGGCATGTACGGACTCTTCTTTGAGCTCGCCAATCCTGGGGTCATCCTCCCCGGGGTTATCGGGGGTATATGTCTCATTTTGGCCTTTTTCGCCTTCCAGATGCTTCCGGTCAATTATGCGGGTATCGCCCTCATCATACTGGGGATAATTCTGTTTATTGCGGAGATCAAGGTTACCAGCTACGGGATGCTCTCTGTCGGGGGGGTGATCTCCCTCCTGCTGGGCTCCATCATGCTCATAGAGAGCCCGGCGGAATTTCTGCAGATCTCCTTTACGAGATTTATTTTGCCCGTGGTGTTGGTTAGCGCCGGTTTCTTTCTCTTTGCCCTCACCATGGTCGTGAGGGCCCATCGCCGCCGTCCAACTACCGGGAGGGAGGGTTTGGTCGGAGAGACAGGGGTGGCCAAGACCGATTTGAGACCAGAAGGCTTGGTGGAGGTCCATGGAGAGATCTGGAGTGCGGTGGCAGAGGAGGAGATCACGGCCGGGGAGGGGATAAAGGTGGTCGGCTTGAAAGCTATGAAGGTGAAGGTTACAAGGCTTTAAAATAAAACCAGAAAAGGAGGGAAAACATGTTTTATCTACCCATTTTGATCCTTTTGCTCCTCATCATCTTGAGTGCTGCTGTCAAGATCTGCAGGGAGTACGAGAGGGGTGTCATCTTCCGGCTGGGGAGGCTCATTGGGTCCAAGGGGCCAGGGCTCTTTCTCATCATCCCAGGTATCGATCGGATGGTGAGGATAAGCCTGAGGACGCTGGTCTTGGATGTACCACCCCAGGACGTCATCACCAAGGACAATGTCTCCATCAAGGTAAATGCGGTGATCTATTTCAGGGTAATGACTCCGGAGGATTCGGTGGTCCAGGTAGAGGATTATCTCTATGCCACCGGCCAATTGGCCCAGACTACATTGCGCAGTATCGTGGGGCAGGTGGAGTTGGATGAGATCCTGGCGGAGCGGGAGAAGATCAATCAACGACTCCAGGGCATCTTGGACAAACATACCGACCCCTGGGGGATAAAGGTATCCCTGGTGGAGATCAAACATATAGACCTGCCCCAGGAGATGCAGCGGGCCATGGCCAAACAGGCCGAGGCCGAAAGGGAGAGGAGGGCCAAGGTCATCAACGCCGAGGGGGAATATCAGGCCGCAAAGCGACTCGCCGACGCCGCCAATATCATCCAGGAGTATCCTATCGCCTTGCAGTTGAGGTTCCTGCAGACCTTGCGGGAGGTGGCAGCGGAGAACAACTCGACCACCCTCTTCCCCGTGCCCATTGACCTCTTTGAGCCCTTTCTCAAGAAGTTAGTCGGTGGTAAGGCGAAAAAATAAGGTTGCTCTGGTTCCTGTTGTCGTTCCTGTCCGCCTTGATGTGGGCTACGGCCGATGCCTTGACCAAACGCTTTTTCTCCGGCCTCAACCCCTATGAAATGGGGTTGATCCGCCTCCTCTATCTCCTTCCCTTTCTCATCCCCCTCTTCTTTCTGGTGCCTATACCCTCCCCTCCTCTCCTTTACCCCTGCCTTCCTCATCCCCACCGGCTTTCTCTTTTTGGGCGAACTCCCCAATCTCTGGGGTGCAGGGGGGATCATCCTCGTAGCAGCGGGGGCCTACACCTCTGCCCTGAGAAAGGCCGCCATCCCGCGTTCGGTCCCTTCTACATTACCGCCTTGGCCATCTTCTTCCGTTAAATCCCTTGCCATTCTTCAGGAAATATGCAATATAGGGATTATCGGAGGCCTTTATGGGGATAGGGGATTTCCAGGAGAGGTTTGTCCCTCTCAATGAGGGTAGAAGAGGCGAGAGGATATTATGGTTGTTGCTAAAGGGAGATCTCAAAGGGTGTGGCGATGATCGATAGGGGTTTTGAGAAAGAAAAACTGAATGCTGAGGAGGTCAGAGAGATGCAGCGCATGGCGGTTCTGGCCAGGGGGGACATCATCAAGATGACCACCTTGGCAGGATCGGGACATCCTGGAGGGTCCATGTCTTCTATAGACATCTTTCTCCTCATCTATGCCAAGGCCAATCTGCGTCCCACTGATCCCCTTTTCCCCCAAAGGGATCGCATCATCATCAGCCATGGGCACACCTCGCCAGGGGTTTATGCTGCCCTGGGCAGGGTGGGGGTCTTCGACGTAGATGCGGCCATTACCACCTTCCGCCAGGCAGGCAGCATCTTTGAGGGACATGTGGATGCCAGGGTTCCGGGGGTT
This portion of the Deltaproteobacteria bacterium genome encodes:
- a CDS encoding nodulation protein NfeD, with the protein product MFKKVFLFFLIFSASISILSAQGGFIYLLKIEGVINPATAGFIIEGIEKAEKDGAPCLVIQLDTPGGLMESMRSIVKRILTSQVPIIVYVAPSGSRAGSAGVFITLAAHIAAMAPGTNIGAAHPVQMGEKKMSKEMEAKILNDTVAYIKNIARQRGKNEKWAESAVRESVSVTDKEALKLRVINLISPSLEDLLNRVDGRRVEISPGKVIALEVKGLEIRTLKMSFRDRLLYTISNPNIAYILLMLGMYGLFFELANPGVILPGVIGGICLILAFFAFQMLPVNYAGIALIILGIILFIAEIKVTSYGMLSVGGVISLLLGSIMLIESPAEFLQISFTRFILPVVLVSAGFFLFALTMVVRAHRRRPTTGREGLVGETGVAKTDLRPEGLVEVHGEIWSAVAEEEITAGEGIKVVGLKAMKVKVTRL
- a CDS encoding slipin family protein, giving the protein MFYLPILILLLLIILSAAVKICREYERGVIFRLGRLIGSKGPGLFLIIPGIDRMVRISLRTLVLDVPPQDVITKDNVSIKVNAVIYFRVMTPEDSVVQVEDYLYATGQLAQTTLRSIVGQVELDEILAEREKINQRLQGILDKHTDPWGIKVSLVEIKHIDLPQEMQRAMAKQAEAERERRAKVINAEGEYQAAKRLADAANIIQEYPIALQLRFLQTLREVAAENNSTTLFPVPIDLFEPFLKKLVGGKAKK